Proteins from one Sabethes cyaneus chromosome 2, idSabCyanKW18_F2, whole genome shotgun sequence genomic window:
- the LOC128735432 gene encoding caspase-14-like: protein MAQIARYDLSRGCHVLIFNHKKFKNELNERKGSEKDLELLKIFFNNYQVNELEIYSDFSVEQVKTKMAEIEKKDFKECSCLIVIIMSHGGLGDTIMASDEQSYNLETDIVDRVLDNSTLKDKPKLFFIQACRGNALMETDSFPSVSNKNDIWKLHSTYEGTVSFRDIERGTCFVQTLFDFIETNNDKSLHEISLLLRAEFKNHE, encoded by the exons ATGGCACAAATAG CAAGATACGATCTCAGCCGAGGCTGCCACGTGCTGATATTTAATCATAAAAAGTTCAAGAACGAACTCAACGAACGAAAAGGCAGTGAAAAAGATCTGGAactgttgaaaattttttttaataactaTCAGGTCAATGAACTAGAAATTTATTCGGATTTCAGTGTTGAACAAGTGAAGACCAAAATGGCCGAAA TCGAGAAAAAGGACTTCAAGGAATGCTCTTGCTTGATTGTGATTATTATGAGTCACGGAGGCTTAGGCGACACCATAATGGCTTCCGACGAACAATCATATAATTTAGAAACGGATATTGTGGATCGTGTGCTCGACAACTCTACTTTGAAGGACAAGCCAAAGTTGTTCTTCATACAAGCGTGTAGAGGAAATGCTCTTATGGAGACGGACAGTTTTCCGTCAGTCTCAAACAAAAACGATATATGGAAATTGCACTCTACGTACGAAG GGACAGTCTCTTTTCGAGACATAGAACGTGGTACGTGTTTTGTACAAACTCTTTTTGACTTCATAGAAACCAACAACGATAAAAGCTTGCACGAAATATCTTTACTGTTACGAGCTGAATTTAAAAATCACGAGTAA